The Thalassomonas actiniarum genome contains the following window.
CCCGGACTTTTACAGTTTGACTTAACCTTTAACTGTCATGATACCGAGAAAGCGGATGGCCTTTACCAAATTGCCCACTTAAAAAGTGACCAGCAACATCAGGTTTACCTTGAAAAAATAGAGGAGAGTAACAACTACCGGGCAGTATTTTGTTTATTTGAGGGGCAAACCTAAACAGAGACAAAGATTAACTAACAGTATTTTTCCCGTTCCAACAAACGGAACAATACATCATTTACCTCAGGCCCGGGCAGATATGTTTGCCGTGATCACTGCTTTCATCACAGGGCCAGAAAAAGAAGCAATAGGAGTTTATTATGTCTGAACCATTTATAGGCCAAATACAAGCTTTTGGTTTTAATTTTGCTCCCCGCGGATGGGCTAAATGTGATGGCCAGCTGCTGTCTATTTCCTCAAATAGTGCCTTGTTTTCTTTACTCGGTACTATGTATGGCGGGGATGGCAGAACAACTTTTGGACTACCCGACTTACGCGGACGTATGATCATTCATCATGGCAGTGGTCCCGGCTTAACTTCCAGAACCCAGGGAGCGAGAGCAGGTAATGAAACCACCATCTTAACCGAAGCGAATTTGCCGGCCCACAATCATAATGTCAGGGCAACCGCACGTTGTGTCACGACAGCGGGCGACACCAATGTCGCCGTTGATAATGTCTGGTCCAAAGATGCCGGCGTATCGGCTGCCACTTATTCCACCAGCGCCCCGGATGCCGATATGGAAAATGACGCTATCCTGGTACAACAGGATAATATAGGTACAGGTACCGGCCACACCAATATGCAACCCTACCTGGTGCTCAATTATTGTATCGCACTGGTAGGCCTGTTTCCTTCTCGTAATTAATGAAATCGCGGGGATCTAAGCCGGTAATGGTAAAGATCCCTTTCTTACATTGACATAGATAATATTCAGCGATTTGATTCTCCATAACCCCCCCGGCAACGGGGTTTTATCAACAGAGATTTCCGATGAAGACACCACCAGCAGAGATATCTTTAAGGCCATGGACAAAAAATGATGAGGCTTTTACTAAAGACCTATTTATTGCCAACAGCCAGGCCATGTTTGCCCATTTGGCTCCTGAGCAGCAAGAAATACTGACAAACATTCAACTCCTGGCACAGCAAAGAGATTACCGACAGCGCTGGCCTCAGGCGCAGTATTTAATCATACAACTAAGAAATACTGCTGCCGGACAGCTCATCATTAATCCCTACCCCGAATATGATTTACTGATCGATATTGCGGTCTTGCCGAGCCATCAAAATAGCGGCATCGCCACCCGGGTATTAGAGATATTACTCAGGCAGGCACAGTCCCGGGAGGTTCCGGTAAGATTAAGCGTGATAAAAGACAACCCTGCATTGCAATTGTACAAACGTATTGGTTTTACGGTAACCGGCGCCAGTGGCACTCATTATCGGATGGAAATGCAAACAACACATGCAGATCATTGAAAAATCAGTGAATAAGGAGATCCGGATAAGTTAAATAATATGATTTATAAACCAGAAAGGAAGATACATTTAGATGGAGAGCTTTTAGAAACCTTTGGGGATATTGAGCAAATGTGGCGGAGTGGACGGGACTCGAACCCGCGACCCCCGGCGTGACAGGCCGGTATTCTAACCAACTGAACTACCACTCCGCGATATCTACTGCTTTGTTGAGATTTACTTAAATAAGTACCGGCTCTCGGTGCCAGGTAAAGATAAGTGGCGGAGTGGACGGGACTCGAACCCGCGACCCCCGGCGTGACAGGCCGGTATTCTAACCAACTGAACTACCACTCCGCATATGTCTTTACGTTTGAGATTTACTTAGTAAGCACTGGCTCTCAGGACCAGGTAAAGATAAGTGGCGGAGTGGACGGGACTCGAACCCGCGACCCCCGGCGTGACAGGCCGGTATTCTAACCAACTGAACTACCACTCCGCGATATAATCTTTACGTTTGAGATTTACGTAACAAGCACTGGCTCTCAGGACCAGGTAAAGATAGGTGGCGGAGTGGACGGGACTCGAACCCGCGACCCCCGGCGTGACAGGCCGGTATTCTAACCAACTGAACTACCACTCCGCGATATAATCTTTACATCAGAGAATTCTACTTTTACAAGTACTGGCTCTCAAAGCCAGATATTAGCTGAAATGAAGGATAAAGGAATGTGGCGGAGTGGACGGGACTCGAACCCGCGACCCCCGGCGTGACAGGCCGGTATTCTAACCAACTGAACTACCACTCCGCAGTATAACTTTTACTTCTTTTCTATTTCTTGTGCATTTATCGCTATTAAAATGTGGCGGAGTGGACGGGACTCGAACCCGCGACCCCCGGCGTGACAGGCCGGTATTCTAACCAACTGAACTACCACTCCGCGATATCTTAATCACGAACAAAAAGTTGTTTATCTTGTGCATCATTGGCGGAGTGGACGGGACTCGAACCCGCGACCCCCGGCGTGACAGGCCGGTATTCTAACCAACTGAACTACCACTCCGCAGATATGCTTAAACAGATTTAAATTGGCGGAGTGGACGGGACTCGAACCCGCGACCCCCGGCGTGACAGGCCGGTATTCTAACCAACTGAACTACCACTCCGCGATTTAAACTCTGCGTTTCAACAACAACTCGTTGAATGCGGCGGAGATAATACGGTTATGAAGTGTATCCGTCAACATCTTTTTTCATATAATTTACTGGCTGCGCATTTGCTAAACAAAGCGTTCGATTAACGTGCATTCTTTGCTGTTAAGACGCCCGTCAGGCGAAAAATTAACAGCTTATTTCGCCCGCCTTCAACTTATTCTTGTTGTTCTTCTGCTTCAGCTGACTTTTTCTTACGCCACTGTAAGGTAAAAAAGATCGCCAGGGCGATAAAAAGAATCACAATATTGCCGACAACAACAATAGTGATCATTTCTTCCTGCCTTTTAGCCTCTTCTTCTTCCTTTCTTATTCTCTCCTGCTCCTGCTCAAACGCCAGTTGTTCGGCCAGTTGCTTGGCCACTTCTTCCTCAGATAACTTTTTCGTTTGTCCGTCTTCGTCTACGGTGAAATTAATATCATCTGCTTTAGGCTCAACATTAAAGGCAAATTCCGGGATCACCAGACGAAACTCCCGGCCATTTTGGGTTCTGCCAAATGCCCTGACTTTTACCCGGTAGATACCCGGCTCGGTAAAAGCAAGCTCTTTGATACGTTCGCCGCCACTACCCTCCATAATAGAAAAGGCTTCAACCTGGCGATCAGGAAAAACAAAGTTGCCCTGGAAGATTAAACTGTCGGGATCGACAAATTCATCATCAATCACAAAATGTACCTGGTGAAATTGTTCTTCTTCATTGGTGGTATCCACCTTAATGGTCACCGGTGTCGGATGCAGAATAACCGGGTTTTGTCTGAGCTCCCGCGTGGCCATAGGTAATTTGATCACATAAATGGGCTGCCATTCCCCCGGAGCAAAGTTTAAGACAAACTCTCCGGTAAACAGATTATCCCCGGCGTATTCATCCAGATCCCTGCCGTCATCACGGAAAGTGGTCAGTTTTATCGGCTCGGCGCCAAAGTTGTCGTAGGCAGAATTATTGGTACTATAAAAATCAACATCAAGATGGATCACATCCCTGAAACCCGGGATATCGATCGCCCGGTCGCCGTTAAATAATTTACCCGTCACTTTTAAGGTTTCCCCCGCCAGTAAAATTTCCGGTAAAGACTCCACTTCAATTTTTACTTCAGAAAGCACCATGATTTTACTTTTGGGCAAAATATTCCCTATTGCCTGCCAGGGGCCCGGCATAGGTTTTTTAATTTTGATCATGTCATAGGTACTGTCATCGTACCATTCCACTTTATCTTCCGGCAGATTATTAATTTTCAGTTTACTGCCGTCCGGCCGCACCAGAATAATCGGCTGGCTGCCATGAGCACGGTAGAAGATCATGGTTACTTCTTCTATCTGGGCATCGATACGAAAGCGGTTATCAAAATAGGAGATCTGATTCGTTTTATCGTTTGATTGATAATATTCAATTTCATGGGGCAATTCCTGTGCGCCGCTAACCCAGCTTAAAGCAGACAGCGCCGTAAGCAATAAGCCTCTATAAAGTCCTGCCATGATTTCTTACGAACGCCATAACGGCGTTCCTCCTTTCTCTGCGACGATAGCCAAACGTTCCTGATGTGCAGTCATTTCATCGGCCGTTGCCGCTAAAACCCTTAACGGCGCCCGCTCGGTTGTTAATCTTCGGATGCTGTTACTGTCGCCGCCGCCGCTATCATCGGCGGAAAGATTAAAGACTTCCTGCCGGCGGGTCATTTCAATATAAACAAAAGCCAGCAACTGGGCATCGATTAATGCCCCGTGATAAGTACGGTCAACCAACTTATCCACTTTATAAAAGCGGGCGAGATAATCCAGGGTTTTCGGCGAGCCGAATTCATCTTTGGAGACCTTCAGGGTATCGGTCACGGTACAGATATCCTCGGTCATGGGTAAGTTTTTCCCGACCATGGCAAATTCATGGTCCATAAAGCCGACGTCGAATTTGGCATTATGGATCACCAACTCGGCCCCGCGGATAAATTCAATAAAGTCATTGGCGACTTGTGAAAATACCGGTTTATCCTGCAGAAATTCATTGGTTAAACCGTGAACATCAATAACCTCTTGTTCCATAAACTTTAACGGGTTGATATATACATGATAATTCCGCCCGGTTAACTGGCGGTTGATCATTTCCACACAACCTATTTCAACAATACGGTGCCCTTCCCGGGTACTGATACCTGTGGTTTCGGTATCGAGTATGATCAAACGATGTTCTTTATTATTTACTTCACTCACTATAGGTATCCTAAAGACGGCAATATTTCGGCTGATATTCACGTTTACTAACGCTTGGCGGCGGCAAAAGATAAACAGCGCACAATGGGGAAAATGGTACACCCTTAATAAATGCTTGTCGATGCCGCCGGCCAATACAATAGCAGCTTATAAATGCCCGGCACAAAATATCAACGGTTATTATGCTATTTGGGCATCAATAGAAAGCGCTACAGAATAAATTTCACCTACAGGATAATATTACTGGCCCACATATAACCATATAATATATATTATTTCTTTTAGTCCTTTAGTCACGAGCCGGTAGCAAACTATGACCCCTAAGATCAAAGCCCTTTTTCATCAGCCTTCATCCACTTTGTGCTATATAGTCACTTGCCCCGAAAGCCGAAAATGTGCCGTGATTGACCCGGTATTAGACTTTGATATTTATTCGGGTGAAATAGACACCAAGTTCGCCACTGAAGTTATCGATTATATCCGGGAAAATAACCTGCAGCTTGAGTGGCTGCTGGAAACCCATGCCCATGCCGACCATGTCACCGCCGCCAGCTATTTAAAAAAGAAACTCGGCGGCAACATCGCCTGCGGCGGTGAAATCACCTCGATTCAACAAACCTTTAAAGAGGTGTTTAACCTCAAAGAACTAAGCACAAACGGCGAGCAATTTGACCGCCTGCTTGATGACGGCGATGAGTTGCCCTTAGGAGAATGTAACATCAAGGTGCTGGCGACCCCGGGTCATACCCCGGACAGCTTAACCTATGTTATAGGCAGCAATGCCTTTATCGGCGATACCTTATTTATGCCGGACTCGGGCTCCGCCCGCTGTGACTTTCCCAGCGGCTCGGCAGCGCAGCTCTATCAGTCAATCCAGAAAATCTATCGGCTGGGGGATGATATCACCTTATATATATGTCACGACTACCAGCCAAATCAAAGAGCATTAAGATACGCCTGCCCGGTAAGCGAGCAAAAAGAAATGAATATTCATGTTGCCTGCGGAGTCAGCGAGCGGGAATACGTCACCACCCGCCAGCAAAGGGATGCCGGACTTGCCATTCCCAGGCTGCTTTATCCTTCATTGCAGTTTAATATTATTGCCGGACAGTTACCTGCCGCGGATGAAGGCAATAAACATTATTTAAAACTGCCGATTAGCGGCACCCACAAACTCGACTAAGTGAAAAATACTTTTATTAGCGAGAAAGGGAAAGATAAGTTAAGAATAAGCTGCCCGGCAGCTTATTCAGGTAATTTTTCCGGAAATTCCTGCAAGTTGATGGTCATGCGCTTACTGCGAAAGCAAAAATAAATGAGCACCGCAATCACACTGCCCTGTATCACCAGCCAGGACACAGACAACAACTGCCAGTAAAAAAAGCCAAGCAAAGAAACAATAAAATCAAATGCCAGGGCAAAAATTAGCAATCCACGGCAATATGACCAGCTCACCCTGACCCAGTTTTTTGCTCCCGGACGGCGCAGGCTGATCACCAGCACCACAAAAAGTCCCACCGCCCCGGAAATCAGGCTCAGGTAAAACAACGCCGTTTGCGGATACAGCCACTGGATAATACCGACCCTGTCCTGCATATTAGTCACCGACATTAACCACACCAGGTAACCGCGCAGCACAAATAACAACACCAGGTAAATGCTTTTAGACAGTTTCAGACAGTCAAATTTATCGAAATCTTCAACACTGTACTGGCTGTACTTATGCCCCATGTTAACTGTCTCCCTGTCCATCCTGGCGCTCCTTATTTAATAACGCCTGCCCCGTGGTAATGGCTTTTACCGCCTTAGAGCGAAACTCCCGGATAAATAAGGTATAGACCACGAACATACTGGCGAAAATAAACAGCGCCGGGTGGAAAAACCAGCTAATTACCGCCAGGGAAAAATAATAAGAGCGCAGGCCGTAGTTATAAGAATGGGCGGCCTGATCCTGCACCACCGCCATCTCCCTGGCATATTGCATCAGGTTTTTATTGTCGCCGGTTTGATCCAGCGGAGCCGCCCCTATCATCACATTCAAAAACCCGTATTGGCGCATCGACCAGGTAAACTGGAAAAATGAAATGACGAAAATAAATGCCAGCAGCGTCAATTTTAACTGTATCGCCAGATGATTGGGAAAGTCGGCATAAGGAATAGAAGACAACACATCTTCCAGCCGTTCCACCTGGGCAAACAAGGTCAGCACACCGGCGAGTATCAACAGGGTGCTGGAGGCAAAAAAGGCAATATTACGCTCCAAATTTGCCAGCAAAGCCGCATCCCCTACCCGGATATCCCGGACCATGATTTCATACATCCAGTGTATCCTGTGCTGATGTAAACAACGGGCAATACAGTCGGTTGTTTTTGCCTTTTTACGGGCAAACCAGGTATAACCGGTCCAAAGTACAACAAATATAACCAGGGCAATAATATCTAACGGGGTAAAGGGCATAGCAACTTCTTATTTTTTCGCTCGCAGGCGTGGAAAATTCAGGGCCGGATAAAAGCGCTGATCCGGCACAAAGGTTTTCTGCCACCGATTGTGCTAAAAAGACAAAGATCTTGTCAATGCTTCACGATAATTAATCCTTTTACGCTGACATTATTTGGCGCATTAATTGTCCTGAAAGGGTAGAATAACAATTGTTTTTACATAAGAAATTTGTAATCATCTAGCGCCCGCGTTTAGGGGCGAACAATAAAAACAATAAACCTGACTTTTGGAGAAAAAATGCCTGTGCTAAGGAGTAGCTGTATTTTTGCAACAGCGCTAGTCTTGTTCACTGTTGGCAGCCAAGCGGCATACGCAAACACAACCCCGATCCCTGAGGGACAACTTAATATTCCCTATGCTTCGCAAACCATTACCATAGATGGCGAAATTGACGACCAGGCATGGCAGGATGCACTGGAGGTCTCTCTCAATATCGTCAATGACCCGTGGGAAAATCAGCCCAGTCCGGTACAAACCCGGGCCAAATTAATCGAAAACGGCGAATATATTTATATCGCCTTTATCGCCGGCGATCCCGAACCCGAAAACATCATGGGCTACCTGACCGACAGAGATTCCTCCTGGCACGGCGATCTGGTGGGGATCAAGCTCGATACCTTTAATAACCGGCGGTTGAATTACAAATTTTTTGTTAACCCGTTCGGGGTACAGCACGACGGCATTACCAACGAACTCACCGGGCAAAGCAATAATCTCTGGGATGGCTTCTGGCAATCCTACGGCAAAAAAACCGCCGACGGCTTTCAGGTGGAAATGGCGATCCCCTACAGCACCTTAAACTTTAAACCCGGGACCGACATCAAAACCTGGGCCATCGAACTGGTGCGCCTGTACCCAAGAGATGAAAGATTAAGAATCTCCCATATTCCCCTGGACCGCGACAATGCCTGCTGGATTTGCCAGATGCCGGAAATCACAGGTTTTCAGCAGGCAAAAATGGGCTCGAATATTAAATTAACCCCTTCACTGGTGGCTTCACAGGAAAGTAGCCGGGACATTTTTACCCCCGGCAGCGACTGGCAGCAAGAAGATGATGTCGATGCCGGGCTTAGCCTCAGCTGGGGACTAAGCGCAGACACCCAGCTCGACGCCACCATCAACCCCGACTTCTCCAACGTCGAAACCGACAGCGCACAATTAACCGCCAATAAGAATTTTTCCCTGTTTTATGACGAAAAACGTGCCTTTTTCCTGGAAAATGCCGATTACTTTGCCAGCAATTACAACCTGGTGCATACCCGCAATATCAGCGATCCCGATTACGGGGTAAAACTCACCGGCCGCGACAATAACCACAGTTACGGGGTCTTTATCGCCAATGATACCCAAACCAGTTATATCAAGCCGGGTAACTTAAGCTCCTCCCTGGTGGTCAGCGACAAAGACAGTCACGCCGCGGCGATAAGCTACCGCTATGAGCAAAGTGAAGATCTTACCTTTGGCGTCACCTCAACCCTGAGGTTAAATGAGGATTACCATAACGCCCTGGTAAGTATGGACAGCAAATACCGCATCACCGACTCCAATACCCTGATTGCCCAAGTAATGCATAGCGATACCCGGGACGAAAGTGAAGATGTGGGCATTGTCCTGCTTAGCAATCAAGAGGAAGATAAAGGTGATGACCAGGCCTTTAAACTTGCCCTGGAGCACGACTCTGAATTCTGGCAGCTCGGCGTCCGCCACCAGCAAATCGGCAAAGGCTTTCGCGCCGATCTTGGCTATATGACCCGGGCCGATTTCAAAGAAAGCCAGCTGGAAGCAAAACGTTTATTCTACGGCACCGGCGATTCTGTATGGACCGAGGCCAATATCAGCAGCGAATGGACCATACGCCATAACGAGCAGGATGAATTTATCTCACGTGAGCTGATCACCGAGTTGCAGATCTTAGGCCCCTATTTAAGCGAGATAGACCTGGAATATCAGCAAGCAACAAAAACAGGCTTAAGGTTTAATTCAGCGGACAGCCGCATCCTGGGCAACAGCGAGCAGTTTGACGAACAAAAGCTGAAATTCTATGGGGAATTTCAGCCAACGCCGGGTATCTTTGCCGGTTTAGGTTATCAATTTGGCGATCAGATAGACTACAACAACAACCGCCTGGGAGAGATCTCCAAAATTACCACTTACCTGCAGATCCATGCCAGCGATCATCTTTACTTCGACTTTTACCAAAACTATATCAAACTCGAAGCCGACAAAGCCGAGGTCTATACCGAAAATTTGCTTGATTTACGCATCTCATACCAGTTTGACGTAAAAAGCGCGTTAAAGCTGAGCCTGGTTTACTCGGACATCGAAAGAAACCCGGCTAACAACCCCGGCCTTGGCGATGATTATTTAGGCACAAACAAAAGTTTATCCAGCCAGCTGATATATTCCTACAAACTCAACCCGCAATCGGTCTTTTATCTCGGTTATTCCGATAACAGCGCCCAGGACAATAGCTTAGACCGGCTTGAGCGCCGGCAAAAAACATTTTTCTGTAAAGTCAGTTACAGCTGGATGCCTTAAAGCACCACTGGCGGCGGAGCTGCTCACAGCTCCGCGGTCAAGGTTTTACTGCCCGGGCTGACGCAATAAACAATAACAAAGACCAGCAAAATTGAATTGGTTATAATTCAACCGTTTAAATCAAGACGCATACAAGCCGCCGCCTTGGGGATAGAATCAAGCCATTACTAACAGAGTTATCCACAAGAATTGTGGACAGCCGTGAAAAAACCAGCCGAACAACAAACAACCAGCCAATGTTCAAAAAACAAGCAAACGCGTACTTACCCGGTGAATCTTTCGATATTCTCTTGCAAATTCAGCCCAATGTACTAAAGTTTGTGCTGACATTTTTCTTTGTCTCCGGCTTTTTCTACTGCTCAAAAACTTTTCCACAAGCAAGTATCTATCAGCTGCTTTACCTGTTTCATGCTTAGCGCAACAAATCTCGCCGACGAATAACAAATCCCCCGTTTCGGGCAAAATTGACCTCCTGCACCAGGGAGTTTCCTGTCTATACTTAGTTTTAAAAATTAATCCAGATAATTAACAGTCACATACCTCTAACACCATCGTCTGGTTACAGAATATGCCGATAAAAAAGGAAAGTTATCACCATG
Protein-coding sequences here:
- a CDS encoding phage tail protein, whose amino-acid sequence is MSEPFIGQIQAFGFNFAPRGWAKCDGQLLSISSNSALFSLLGTMYGGDGRTTFGLPDLRGRMIIHHGSGPGLTSRTQGARAGNETTILTEANLPAHNHNVRATARCVTTAGDTNVAVDNVWSKDAGVSAATYSTSAPDADMENDAILVQQDNIGTGTGHTNMQPYLVLNYCIALVGLFPSRN
- a CDS encoding TIGR03503 family protein; amino-acid sequence: MAGLYRGLLLTALSALSWVSGAQELPHEIEYYQSNDKTNQISYFDNRFRIDAQIEEVTMIFYRAHGSQPIILVRPDGSKLKINNLPEDKVEWYDDSTYDMIKIKKPMPGPWQAIGNILPKSKIMVLSEVKIEVESLPEILLAGETLKVTGKLFNGDRAIDIPGFRDVIHLDVDFYSTNNSAYDNFGAEPIKLTTFRDDGRDLDEYAGDNLFTGEFVLNFAPGEWQPIYVIKLPMATRELRQNPVILHPTPVTIKVDTTNEEEQFHQVHFVIDDEFVDPDSLIFQGNFVFPDRQVEAFSIMEGSGGERIKELAFTEPGIYRVKVRAFGRTQNGREFRLVIPEFAFNVEPKADDINFTVDEDGQTKKLSEEEVAKQLAEQLAFEQEQERIRKEEEEAKRQEEMITIVVVGNIVILFIALAIFFTLQWRKKKSAEAEEQQE
- a CDS encoding GNAT family N-acetyltransferase; amino-acid sequence: MKTPPAEISLRPWTKNDEAFTKDLFIANSQAMFAHLAPEQQEILTNIQLLAQQRDYRQRWPQAQYLIIQLRNTAAGQLIINPYPEYDLLIDIAVLPSHQNSGIATRVLEILLRQAQSREVPVRLSVIKDNPALQLYKRIGFTVTGASGTHYRMEMQTTHADH
- a CDS encoding DUF2919 family protein, producing the protein MDRETVNMGHKYSQYSVEDFDKFDCLKLSKSIYLVLLFVLRGYLVWLMSVTNMQDRVGIIQWLYPQTALFYLSLISGAVGLFVVLVISLRRPGAKNWVRVSWSYCRGLLIFALAFDFIVSLLGFFYWQLLSVSWLVIQGSVIAVLIYFCFRSKRMTINLQEFPEKLPE
- a CDS encoding DUF599 domain-containing protein; this encodes MPFTPLDIIALVIFVVLWTGYTWFARKKAKTTDCIARCLHQHRIHWMYEIMVRDIRVGDAALLANLERNIAFFASSTLLILAGVLTLFAQVERLEDVLSSIPYADFPNHLAIQLKLTLLAFIFVISFFQFTWSMRQYGFLNVMIGAAPLDQTGDNKNLMQYAREMAVVQDQAAHSYNYGLRSYYFSLAVISWFFHPALFIFASMFVVYTLFIREFRSKAVKAITTGQALLNKERQDGQGDS
- a CDS encoding carbohydrate binding family 9 domain-containing protein, with the protein product MPVLRSSCIFATALVLFTVGSQAAYANTTPIPEGQLNIPYASQTITIDGEIDDQAWQDALEVSLNIVNDPWENQPSPVQTRAKLIENGEYIYIAFIAGDPEPENIMGYLTDRDSSWHGDLVGIKLDTFNNRRLNYKFFVNPFGVQHDGITNELTGQSNNLWDGFWQSYGKKTADGFQVEMAIPYSTLNFKPGTDIKTWAIELVRLYPRDERLRISHIPLDRDNACWICQMPEITGFQQAKMGSNIKLTPSLVASQESSRDIFTPGSDWQQEDDVDAGLSLSWGLSADTQLDATINPDFSNVETDSAQLTANKNFSLFYDEKRAFFLENADYFASNYNLVHTRNISDPDYGVKLTGRDNNHSYGVFIANDTQTSYIKPGNLSSSLVVSDKDSHAAAISYRYEQSEDLTFGVTSTLRLNEDYHNALVSMDSKYRITDSNTLIAQVMHSDTRDESEDVGIVLLSNQEEDKGDDQAFKLALEHDSEFWQLGVRHQQIGKGFRADLGYMTRADFKESQLEAKRLFYGTGDSVWTEANISSEWTIRHNEQDEFISRELITELQILGPYLSEIDLEYQQATKTGLRFNSADSRILGNSEQFDEQKLKFYGEFQPTPGIFAGLGYQFGDQIDYNNNRLGEISKITTYLQIHASDHLYFDFYQNYIKLEADKAEVYTENLLDLRISYQFDVKSALKLSLVYSDIERNPANNPGLGDDYLGTNKSLSSQLIYSYKLNPQSVFYLGYSDNSAQDNSLDRLERRQKTFFCKVSYSWMP
- the dnaQ gene encoding DNA polymerase III subunit epsilon, which gives rise to MSEVNNKEHRLIILDTETTGISTREGHRIVEIGCVEMINRQLTGRNYHVYINPLKFMEQEVIDVHGLTNEFLQDKPVFSQVANDFIEFIRGAELVIHNAKFDVGFMDHEFAMVGKNLPMTEDICTVTDTLKVSKDEFGSPKTLDYLARFYKVDKLVDRTYHGALIDAQLLAFVYIEMTRRQEVFNLSADDSGGGDSNSIRRLTTERAPLRVLAATADEMTAHQERLAIVAEKGGTPLWRS
- a CDS encoding MBL fold metallo-hydrolase — protein: MTPKIKALFHQPSSTLCYIVTCPESRKCAVIDPVLDFDIYSGEIDTKFATEVIDYIRENNLQLEWLLETHAHADHVTAASYLKKKLGGNIACGGEITSIQQTFKEVFNLKELSTNGEQFDRLLDDGDELPLGECNIKVLATPGHTPDSLTYVIGSNAFIGDTLFMPDSGSARCDFPSGSAAQLYQSIQKIYRLGDDITLYICHDYQPNQRALRYACPVSEQKEMNIHVACGVSEREYVTTRQQRDAGLAIPRLLYPSLQFNIIAGQLPAADEGNKHYLKLPISGTHKLD